One Streptomyces sp. NBC_00223 genomic window carries:
- a CDS encoding ABC-F family ATP-binding cassette domain-containing protein, with protein MAVNLVNVEAVSKTYGTRTLLESLSLGVSEGERIGVVGRNGDGKTTLIRILAKLEDPDTGRVTHLSNLRLGVLTQHDALDPAATVRHEIVGDRPDHDWAGDAKIRDVLTGLFGALDLPGFPDGLDTVIGPLSGGERRRIALAKLLIDDQDLIVLDEPTNHLDVEGISWLAGHLRARRSALVCVTHDRWFLDQVCTRMWDVQRATVYEYEGGYSDYVFARAERERIAATEESKRQNLVRKELAWLRRGAPARTSKPRFRIEAANALIEDVPPPRDTAELMKFANSRLGKTVFELEDVTVTAGPKQLIRHLTWQLGPGDRIGLVGVNGSGKTSFLRALTEAAVTDGDRQPAAGRITVGKTVKLAYLSQEVAELDPAQRVLQAVEAVRQRVDLGKGREMTAGQLCEKFGFTKEKQWTPVGDLSGGERRRLQLLRLLMDEPNVLFFDEPTNDLDIETLTQLEDLLDGWPGSMVVISHDRYFLERTTDRVFALLGDASLRMLPRGVDEYLERRRAMVEAAAPPPPAARAKEKPAGDTRAAKKELQRIERQLDKSADRESKLHSQIADHATDFEKVAALDAELRALREEREELEMRWLELAEDV; from the coding sequence GTGGCCGTCAACCTCGTCAACGTCGAAGCCGTCAGCAAGACATACGGCACGCGGACCCTGCTCGAATCCCTCTCCCTGGGCGTCTCCGAAGGAGAGCGCATCGGCGTCGTGGGCCGCAACGGCGACGGGAAGACGACCCTGATCCGTATCCTCGCGAAGCTGGAGGACCCGGACACCGGCCGCGTCACCCACCTGAGCAACCTGCGGCTCGGCGTCCTCACCCAGCACGACGCCCTCGACCCGGCGGCGACCGTGCGCCACGAGATCGTCGGCGACCGGCCCGACCACGACTGGGCGGGCGACGCCAAGATCAGGGACGTCCTCACCGGACTGTTCGGCGCCCTGGACCTGCCCGGGTTCCCCGACGGCCTGGACACCGTGATCGGCCCGCTCTCCGGCGGCGAGCGACGCCGTATCGCGCTCGCGAAGCTGCTGATCGACGACCAGGACCTGATCGTCCTGGACGAGCCGACCAACCACCTCGACGTGGAGGGCATCTCCTGGCTGGCCGGCCATCTGCGGGCCCGCCGCTCGGCCCTGGTCTGCGTCACCCACGACCGCTGGTTCCTCGACCAGGTGTGCACCCGTATGTGGGACGTGCAGCGCGCCACGGTCTACGAGTACGAGGGCGGCTACAGCGACTACGTCTTCGCGCGGGCCGAGCGCGAGCGGATCGCGGCCACCGAGGAGAGCAAGCGGCAGAACCTCGTCCGCAAGGAGCTGGCCTGGCTGCGCCGCGGCGCCCCCGCCCGTACCTCCAAGCCCCGCTTCCGGATCGAGGCGGCGAACGCCCTGATCGAGGACGTGCCGCCGCCGCGCGACACCGCGGAGCTGATGAAGTTCGCCAACTCCCGGCTCGGCAAGACCGTCTTCGAGCTGGAGGACGTCACCGTCACCGCGGGCCCCAAGCAGCTGATCCGGCATCTGACCTGGCAGCTCGGGCCGGGCGACCGTATCGGTCTGGTCGGGGTGAACGGCTCGGGCAAGACGTCCTTCCTGCGGGCCCTGACCGAGGCGGCCGTGACCGACGGCGACCGGCAGCCCGCCGCCGGCCGGATCACCGTCGGCAAGACCGTCAAACTCGCCTACCTCTCCCAGGAGGTGGCCGAGCTGGACCCGGCGCAGCGCGTGCTCCAGGCCGTGGAGGCCGTCCGCCAGCGGGTGGACCTCGGCAAGGGCCGCGAGATGACCGCAGGCCAGCTGTGCGAGAAGTTCGGCTTCACCAAGGAGAAGCAGTGGACGCCGGTCGGCGACCTCTCCGGCGGCGAGCGGCGCCGGCTGCAACTGCTGCGCCTGCTGATGGACGAGCCGAATGTGCTCTTCTTCGACGAGCCGACCAACGACCTGGACATCGAGACGCTGACCCAGCTGGAGGACCTGCTGGACGGCTGGCCGGGCTCGATGGTCGTGATCAGCCACGACCGGTACTTCCTCGAGCGCACCACCGACCGGGTGTTCGCGCTGCTCGGCGACGCGAGTCTGCGGATGCTGCCGCGCGGGGTGGACGAGTATCTGGAGCGCCGCCGCGCGATGGTGGAGGCCGCCGCGCCCCCGCCGCCCGCCGCGCGCGCCAAGGAGAAGCCGGCCGGTGACACCAGGGCGGCGAAGAAGGAACTCCAGCGCATCGAGCGTCAACTCGACAAGTCCGCCGACCGCGAGAGCAAGCTGCACAGTCAGATCGCCGACCACGCCACGGACTTCGAGAAGGTCGCCGCGCTCGACGCCGAACTGCGGGCGCTGCGCGAGGAACGCGAGGAGCTGGAGATGCGCTGGCTGGAGCTCGCGGAGGACGTGTAG
- a CDS encoding IS4 family transposase — protein sequence MSESVITRSVAAGAGCFAPGHLGPLTWLLPFSVVDEVLARTGRVQRRVRDLPARVVVYLLVAQGLCGSVSLGAVYRMAGAALGGAGLPDPTRQGLHAARVRLGSRPLQLLLRELCRHPAAVPQPWRGLEVCAVDGTVLAVPDSAATRAWLGKHKHRYGTAGYPLVQVIALVYCSTRTLADAVFGPVSGREFVPARRLLRSLHAGMLVLLDAGFDAAGFLSDLVATGADFTVRLPRTARLPALQRYPDGSWLTLRAGREVRAIAVTVQVTTDQGTRTSTWLLATSLLNWRTHPADAIAACYHDRWEVEETFCSVKSTMLGGRVLHCTTPAGLAQEIHALLISYQLLRLVMARAGTAAGLPCTAMGFTLALRETVNGITTATEIDGPPDARLLGAVGTYLRDHPLPPRRLRIYNRLVKRSLSKYAAGKIGNGKKRQTVPTGTAHITATINHNSPNSHPHQPKRQT from the coding sequence GTGTCTGAGTCTGTCATTACTCGTTCGGTGGCCGCAGGTGCCGGGTGTTTCGCGCCGGGGCATCTGGGGCCGTTGACGTGGCTGCTGCCGTTCTCCGTGGTCGATGAGGTTTTGGCGCGGACGGGCCGGGTGCAGCGGCGGGTGCGTGATCTGCCGGCCCGGGTGGTGGTCTATCTGCTGGTCGCGCAGGGGTTGTGCGGGTCGGTGTCCCTGGGGGCGGTGTACCGGATGGCGGGTGCCGCGCTCGGTGGCGCGGGGTTGCCGGACCCGACCCGGCAGGGCCTGCACGCGGCGCGGGTGCGGCTGGGGTCGCGTCCGCTGCAGTTGCTGTTGCGCGAGTTGTGCCGTCACCCGGCCGCGGTGCCGCAGCCGTGGCGGGGCCTTGAGGTCTGCGCGGTCGACGGCACGGTCCTGGCCGTCCCGGACAGTGCGGCCACCCGGGCCTGGCTGGGCAAGCACAAGCACCGCTACGGCACGGCGGGCTATCCGCTGGTGCAGGTGATCGCCTTGGTCTACTGCTCCACCCGCACCCTGGCCGATGCGGTCTTCGGCCCGGTCTCAGGCCGGGAGTTCGTTCCGGCCCGGCGGCTGCTGCGCAGCCTGCACGCGGGAATGCTGGTCCTGCTCGACGCGGGGTTCGACGCGGCCGGGTTCCTGTCGGATCTGGTCGCCACCGGGGCCGACTTCACGGTGCGGCTGCCCCGCACCGCCCGCCTGCCGGCCCTTCAGCGCTACCCCGACGGCTCATGGCTGACGCTGCGGGCCGGCCGCGAAGTCCGCGCGATCGCCGTCACCGTCCAGGTCACCACCGACCAGGGCACCCGCACCAGCACATGGCTGCTGGCCACCAGCCTGCTCAACTGGCGCACCCATCCCGCCGACGCGATCGCCGCCTGTTACCACGACCGGTGGGAAGTCGAGGAGACGTTCTGCTCGGTCAAGTCCACGATGCTCGGCGGCCGGGTCCTGCACTGCACTACCCCAGCCGGCCTGGCCCAGGAGATCCATGCCCTGCTGATCAGCTACCAGCTCCTGCGCCTGGTCATGGCCCGCGCCGGGACCGCCGCAGGGCTGCCCTGCACCGCGATGGGCTTCACCCTGGCCCTGCGTGAAACCGTCAACGGCATCACCACCGCCACCGAGATCGACGGTCCCCCAGACGCCCGACTGCTCGGCGCGGTCGGCACCTACCTCCGCGACCACCCACTACCCCCACGCCGCCTGCGGATATACAACCGCCTCGTCAAACGATCCCTGTCCAAATACGCCGCCGGCAAGATCGGCAACGGCAAGAAACGCCAGACCGTCCCCACCGGCACCGCCCACATCACCGCAACCATCAACCACAACAGCCCAAACTCCCACCCCCACCAGCCCAAACGCCAAACTTGA
- a CDS encoding 4-(cytidine 5'-diphospho)-2-C-methyl-D-erythritol kinase, translated as MTAVTVRVPAKVNVQLAVGGRRSDGFHDLANVFLAVGLYDHVTATSADELRITAEGRDVGSVPLDASNLAARAAVALAERHGIAPAVHLHIAKDIPVAGGMAGGSADGAAALLACDTLWGLHTPLPELLELCGELGSDVPFSLVGGAALGLGRGERLTPIEVGGNFHWVFATADGGLSTPAVYQECDRLRREQGAGDGVADVPPPVADPKLLAALADGDAHALAGALANDLQSAALSLRPGLAGTLAAGTDAGALAGLVSGSGPTCAFLAPDADTAVKIATTLGPSARAAGSPAPGATVLR; from the coding sequence GTGACCGCCGTCACCGTACGTGTGCCCGCCAAGGTCAATGTCCAGCTCGCCGTCGGTGGGCGACGATCCGATGGGTTCCATGATCTGGCCAACGTCTTTCTGGCCGTCGGGCTGTACGACCATGTGACGGCGACATCGGCCGATGAGCTGCGGATCACCGCCGAGGGCCGTGACGTGGGGTCCGTGCCGCTCGACGCCTCGAACCTCGCCGCCCGGGCGGCCGTCGCGCTCGCCGAGCGGCACGGCATCGCACCGGCCGTGCATCTGCACATCGCCAAGGACATCCCCGTCGCCGGGGGCATGGCGGGCGGCAGCGCGGACGGCGCGGCGGCGCTGCTGGCCTGCGACACGCTGTGGGGGCTGCACACGCCCCTGCCCGAGCTGCTGGAACTCTGCGGGGAACTCGGCAGCGACGTGCCGTTCAGCCTGGTCGGGGGAGCGGCGCTCGGCCTCGGGCGCGGGGAGCGGCTCACCCCGATCGAGGTGGGCGGGAACTTCCACTGGGTGTTCGCCACGGCCGACGGCGGGCTGTCGACACCGGCGGTGTACCAGGAGTGCGACCGGCTCCGCCGGGAGCAGGGGGCGGGGGACGGGGTGGCGGACGTGCCGCCTCCCGTGGCCGACCCGAAGCTGCTGGCCGCGCTGGCCGACGGGGACGCGCACGCGCTCGCCGGGGCGCTGGCGAACGATCTTCAGTCGGCGGCGCTGTCGTTGCGGCCGGGGCTGGCCGGGACACTGGCGGCGGGAACGGACGCGGGGGCCCTGGCGGGCCTTGTGTCCGGGTCCGGGCCGACGTGCGCGTTCCTCGCGCCCGACGCGGACACGGCGGTGAAGATCGCGACGACGCTCGGGCCTTCGGCCCGGGCGGCGGGCTCGCCGGCGCCCGGAGCCACGGTGCTGCGCTGA
- the rsmA gene encoding 16S rRNA (adenine(1518)-N(6)/adenine(1519)-N(6))-dimethyltransferase RsmA, with amino-acid sequence MSTTDPDALLGPADIRELAAALGVRPTKQRGQNFVIDANTVRRIVRTAGVRPADTVVEVGPGLGSLTLALLEAADRVTAIEIDDTLAAALPATVAARMPGRAERFALVHSDAMQVAELPGPPPTALVANLPYNVAVPVLLHMLATFPSIERTLVMVQSEVADRLAAKPGNKVYGVPSVKANWYAEVKRAGAIGRSVFWPAPNVDSGLVSLVRHDPPRTTATRQEVFAAVDAAFAQRRKTLRAALAGWAGSAAAAEAALVAAGVSPQARGEALTVEEFAAIAEHKPA; translated from the coding sequence GTGAGTACGACAGACCCCGACGCCCTGCTCGGACCGGCCGACATCCGCGAGCTGGCCGCGGCGCTGGGTGTACGCCCCACCAAGCAGCGCGGCCAGAACTTCGTCATCGACGCGAACACCGTGCGGCGGATCGTGCGCACCGCCGGGGTGCGGCCCGCGGACACCGTGGTCGAGGTCGGGCCCGGACTCGGGTCGCTGACGCTGGCGCTGCTCGAGGCGGCCGACCGGGTCACCGCGATCGAGATCGACGACACGCTGGCCGCCGCGCTGCCCGCGACCGTGGCCGCCCGGATGCCGGGGCGGGCGGAACGTTTCGCGCTCGTGCACAGCGACGCGATGCAGGTCGCCGAGCTGCCCGGGCCGCCGCCCACCGCCCTGGTCGCGAATCTGCCGTACAACGTGGCCGTGCCGGTGCTGCTGCACATGCTCGCGACCTTCCCGAGCATCGAGCGCACCCTCGTCATGGTGCAGTCCGAGGTCGCCGACCGGCTCGCCGCGAAGCCGGGCAACAAGGTGTACGGGGTGCCGTCGGTGAAGGCGAACTGGTACGCCGAGGTGAAGCGGGCCGGCGCGATCGGGCGCAGCGTCTTCTGGCCCGCGCCGAACGTGGACTCCGGCCTGGTCTCGCTCGTACGGCACGATCCGCCCCGGACGACGGCGACCCGCCAGGAGGTGTTCGCGGCGGTGGACGCGGCCTTCGCGCAGCGGCGCAAGACGCTGCGGGCGGCGCTGGCCGGGTGGGCCGGCTCCGCGGCGGCGGCGGAGGCCGCGCTGGTCGCCGCCGGGGTCTCGCCGCAGGCTCGGGGCGAGGCGCTGACCGTCGAGGAGTTCGCCGCCATCGCCGAGCACAAGCCGGCTTAG
- a CDS encoding TatD family hydrolase → MATNKDRARKDGKNGQDGKDGQDGQDGKNDRNTAPPAPEPLRVAVADSHTHLDMQSGTVADALARAAAVGVGTLIQVGCDLKGSRWAAETAAAHDDIWATVALHPNEAPRIVHGEPEGDWSRQGEREAGGTAALDAALEAIAELAALPQVRGVGETGLDYFRTGPEGVAAQQYSFRRHIEIAKRYGKALVIHDREAHDDVLRILDEEGAPDTVVFHCFSGDAAMAAKCAEQGYYLSFAGTVSYKSAQNLRDAVAVAPLDRLLVETDAPFLTPVPYRGRPNAPYLIPLTVRAMAAARAVDEDTLAAAIAANTARAFAY, encoded by the coding sequence ATGGCGACGAACAAGGACCGGGCCCGTAAGGACGGCAAGAACGGCCAGGACGGCAAGGACGGCCAGGACGGCCAGGACGGCAAGAACGACAGGAACACGGCCCCGCCCGCGCCGGAACCGCTGCGGGTCGCGGTCGCCGACTCGCACACCCACCTGGACATGCAGTCCGGTACGGTCGCCGACGCGCTCGCGCGGGCCGCGGCGGTGGGTGTCGGCACGCTGATCCAGGTCGGCTGCGACCTCAAGGGTTCGCGCTGGGCGGCGGAGACGGCGGCCGCCCACGACGACATCTGGGCGACGGTGGCCCTGCACCCCAACGAAGCGCCCCGCATCGTGCACGGCGAACCCGAGGGAGACTGGTCCCGGCAGGGCGAGCGCGAGGCGGGCGGAACGGCAGCCCTGGACGCGGCCCTGGAGGCGATCGCCGAACTGGCCGCGCTTCCTCAGGTCCGCGGCGTCGGCGAGACCGGCCTCGACTACTTCCGTACGGGCCCCGAGGGCGTGGCCGCCCAGCAGTACTCCTTCCGCCGTCACATCGAGATCGCCAAGCGGTACGGGAAGGCTCTGGTGATCCACGACCGGGAGGCCCACGACGACGTGCTGCGGATCCTGGACGAGGAGGGCGCCCCCGACACGGTCGTCTTCCACTGCTTCTCCGGGGACGCGGCCATGGCCGCGAAGTGCGCCGAGCAGGGTTACTACCTGTCCTTCGCGGGCACGGTCAGTTACAAGTCGGCGCAGAATCTGCGGGACGCCGTGGCCGTGGCGCCGCTGGACCGGCTGCTGGTGGAGACCGACGCGCCCTTCCTCACGCCCGTCCCGTACCGGGGCCGTCCGAACGCGCCCTATCTCATCCCGCTCACGGTGCGGGCGATGGCCGCGGCCCGGGCCGTGGACGAGGACACCCTCGCCGCGGCGATCGCGGCGAACACCGCGAGGGCGTTCGCGTACTGA
- the rsmI gene encoding 16S rRNA (cytidine(1402)-2'-O)-methyltransferase, whose amino-acid sequence MNSSAAGVLVLAGTPIGDPDDAPPRLCAELRGADIVAAEDTRRLRRLTQALDVETTGRVVSYFEGNESARTPELVTALEGGARVVLVTDAGMPSVSDPGYRLVAAAVERGIRVTAVPGPSAVLTALAVSGLPVDRFCFEGFLPRKAGERLARLKEVAADRRTLVYFEAPHRIDDTLAAMAEAFGPDRRAAVCRELTKTYEEVRRGPLEELAQWAALGVRGEITVVVEGAPAPGPADLEPAELVRRVAAREAAGERRKEAIAAVAAAAGVPKRDVFDAVVAAKHGAV is encoded by the coding sequence GTGAACAGCTCAGCCGCAGGCGTCCTCGTACTGGCCGGCACTCCCATCGGCGACCCCGACGACGCCCCCCCGCGCCTCTGCGCGGAGCTGCGCGGCGCGGACATCGTCGCCGCCGAGGACACCCGGCGGCTGCGCCGGCTGACCCAGGCCCTCGACGTGGAGACGACCGGCCGCGTCGTGTCGTACTTCGAGGGCAACGAGTCGGCCCGCACCCCGGAACTCGTGACGGCCCTGGAGGGCGGCGCCCGGGTCGTCCTGGTGACGGACGCGGGCATGCCGTCCGTGTCCGACCCGGGCTACCGGCTGGTCGCCGCGGCCGTGGAGCGCGGTATCCGGGTCACGGCGGTGCCCGGCCCGTCCGCCGTGCTGACCGCGCTGGCCGTGTCAGGGCTGCCGGTGGACCGCTTCTGCTTCGAGGGCTTCCTGCCGCGCAAGGCGGGGGAGCGGCTGGCCCGGCTCAAGGAGGTCGCGGCGGACCGGCGCACCCTGGTGTACTTCGAGGCCCCGCACCGCATCGACGACACCCTGGCCGCGATGGCCGAGGCGTTCGGCCCCGACCGGCGGGCCGCGGTCTGCCGGGAGCTCACCAAGACGTACGAGGAAGTGCGCAGGGGCCCGCTGGAGGAGCTGGCGCAGTGGGCGGCGCTCGGGGTACGCGGCGAGATCACCGTCGTGGTGGAGGGCGCCCCCGCGCCGGGGCCCGCCGATCTGGAGCCGGCCGAGCTGGTCCGGCGGGTCGCCGCCAGGGAGGCGGCCGGGGAGCGCCGCAAGGAGGCGATCGCGGCGGTGGCGGCGGCCGCCGGGGTGCCGAAGCGGGATGTGTTCGACGCCGTGGTGGCGGCCAAGCACGGCGCTGTCTGA
- a CDS encoding dolichyl-phosphate-mannose--protein mannosyltransferase, with amino-acid sequence MTSETATQDRPDEDVRAEAEPSAWARRLRRFGYAERPHTDTRERLVPPFPEPGTRMWEVLGLSPGMAHRVARWMGWLGPLLVATFAGAIRFWHLGNPREVVFDETYYAKDAWSLLKLGYEGTWPDGKVVNPQLLAHPQVIPLSDAPGYVVHPPAGKWVIAVGEWMFGLNPFGWRFMMALLGTLSVLMLCRIGRRMFRSTALGCVAGTLMAADGLHYVMSRIALLDLVIMFFALAAFGCLLVDRDWSRARLAAALPVDDDGFAGPDHHTGSRKGMGWRPWRIAAAVFLGLAAASKWNGLYFLAFFIVLTLAWDIGSRRLAGAKHPRLAMLRKDFGWSLLTMIPGALVTYLLTWTGWFMSSNGYGRTWANGRGGTWSWIPAPIRSLWHYEYQVYQFNVGLHTPHPYQSNPWSWMVLGRPVSYYFESPKNGEDGCHTASGCSREILALGTPLLWWSACFALLYLLYRWVMRRDWRAGAILCAAGAGYLPWFHYQDRTIFYFYAVAFVPYLCLAVAMMVGAFLGPPGSTEGRRMWGAVGAGTLVLLIIWNFIYFFPIYTGMTIPYSGWQARMWFDSWI; translated from the coding sequence GTGACGAGTGAGACCGCGACGCAGGACCGGCCCGACGAGGACGTCCGGGCCGAGGCGGAGCCGAGCGCATGGGCGCGACGGCTCCGCAGGTTCGGGTATGCGGAGCGGCCGCATACAGACACCCGGGAGCGCCTGGTCCCGCCCTTCCCCGAACCGGGGACCCGGATGTGGGAGGTGCTGGGCCTCAGTCCCGGCATGGCCCACCGGGTGGCCAGGTGGATGGGCTGGCTCGGCCCCCTGCTCGTCGCCACCTTCGCGGGAGCGATCCGCTTCTGGCACCTGGGCAACCCGCGCGAGGTCGTCTTCGACGAGACGTACTACGCCAAGGACGCCTGGTCCCTGCTGAAGCTGGGCTACGAGGGCACCTGGCCCGACGGCAAGGTCGTCAACCCCCAGCTGCTGGCCCACCCCCAGGTGATCCCGCTCTCCGACGCCCCCGGCTATGTCGTCCACCCGCCGGCCGGCAAGTGGGTGATCGCGGTCGGCGAGTGGATGTTCGGCCTGAACCCCTTCGGCTGGCGCTTCATGATGGCGCTGCTCGGCACGCTGTCCGTGCTGATGCTGTGCCGTATCGGGCGCCGGATGTTCCGCTCGACGGCGCTCGGCTGCGTGGCGGGCACGCTGATGGCGGCGGACGGCCTGCACTACGTGATGAGCCGGATCGCCCTGCTCGACCTGGTCATCATGTTCTTCGCGCTTGCCGCGTTCGGCTGTCTGCTGGTCGACCGGGACTGGTCACGGGCCAGACTGGCCGCGGCGCTGCCGGTGGACGACGACGGCTTCGCGGGCCCCGACCATCACACCGGCTCCCGCAAGGGCATGGGCTGGCGTCCCTGGCGGATCGCGGCGGCCGTCTTCCTGGGCCTGGCCGCGGCGAGCAAGTGGAACGGCCTGTACTTCCTGGCCTTCTTCATCGTGCTGACCCTCGCCTGGGACATCGGTTCGCGCCGTCTGGCGGGGGCCAAGCACCCGCGGCTGGCGATGCTGCGCAAGGACTTCGGCTGGTCACTGCTGACGATGATCCCCGGCGCCCTGGTGACGTATCTGCTGACCTGGACCGGCTGGTTCATGTCGAGCAACGGCTACGGCCGCACCTGGGCCAACGGCCGCGGCGGCACCTGGTCGTGGATTCCGGCCCCGATCCGCAGCCTGTGGCACTACGAGTACCAGGTCTACCAATTCAACGTGGGCCTGCACACCCCGCACCCGTACCAGTCCAACCCGTGGAGCTGGATGGTGCTCGGCCGGCCGGTCTCGTACTACTTCGAGTCGCCGAAGAACGGTGAGGACGGCTGCCACACCGCGAGCGGCTGTTCGCGGGAGATTCTGGCGCTGGGCACCCCGCTGCTGTGGTGGTCGGCGTGTTTCGCGCTGCTGTATCTGCTGTACCGGTGGGTGATGCGCCGCGACTGGCGGGCGGGCGCGATCCTGTGCGCGGCCGGCGCCGGTTATCTGCCGTGGTTCCATTACCAGGACCGTACGATCTTCTACTTCTACGCGGTCGCCTTCGTCCCCTACCTGTGTCTCGCGGTGGCGATGATGGTCGGCGCTTTCCTCGGCCCACCCGGGTCGACCGAGGGCCGCCGGATGTGGGGCGCGGTGGGCGCGGGCACCCTGGTTCTGCTCATCATCTGGAATTTCATCTATTTCTTCCCGATCTACACAGGTATGACGATCCCCTATTCCGGCTGGCAGGCCAGAATGTGGTTCGACTCCTGGATCTGA
- a CDS encoding penicillin-binding transpeptidase domain-containing protein encodes MARGIKIGIIGAVFAGMLGVAGYGAYNIYSSLDGAGGGGSGGSGGSAQSVATPVNTAPPSLKEVTDTAEDFLTAWSSGDTAGAAKLTDSPRTATAALAGYKDQAHVTKVDITPGTPADTRVPFTVRATVTYKDITQPWSYASSLKVVRGSDGKPAVQWAPSVLHPDLQAGDTLITGPAKSPDVDVIDRDGKVMDPAKYPSLTQIFAYLRGHYAAGLHAGTPGVETYIENADDEQTKTLDVLRKGVNAKLRTTLDAGIQAAAEKAVKTEASSGVTALDTLTGGILAVAFNPATGQNLALQANEAPGSTFKIVTATALLNKGLTPQTHSQCVSGYARPMGKPYTNVTRDNLDATLEWDFAQSCNTGFIRLADNIGPTTLADTAGRYYGLGSTWYVGTPTSDGQIPGGTGDELTSEMIGQGQVLMTTLNMASVSATVRNGQFHQPSILQDSSVIEKRTAISTSPLPPGVQSGLQQMMRATVTGGTAYATMHTFGGVVGAKTGSAEENQGQPNGWFTAYHDHVAAAALVMSGGHGGDSAGPIVASVLRAGS; translated from the coding sequence ATGGCACGGGGAATCAAGATCGGCATCATCGGGGCGGTGTTCGCCGGAATGCTGGGCGTCGCCGGTTACGGCGCCTACAACATCTACTCGTCGCTGGACGGCGCCGGAGGCGGTGGCAGCGGAGGAAGCGGCGGCTCGGCACAGAGCGTCGCCACCCCCGTCAACACCGCGCCGCCGAGCCTGAAGGAGGTCACCGACACCGCGGAGGACTTCCTGACCGCCTGGTCGTCGGGCGACACGGCGGGCGCCGCCAAGCTGACCGACTCCCCCCGGACCGCGACGGCCGCCCTCGCCGGGTACAAGGACCAGGCCCATGTGACGAAGGTGGACATCACCCCCGGCACGCCGGCCGACACCCGGGTGCCGTTCACCGTCCGGGCCACCGTCACGTACAAGGACATCACCCAGCCGTGGTCGTACGCGTCCTCGCTGAAGGTCGTGCGCGGCTCCGACGGCAAGCCGGCCGTCCAGTGGGCGCCCTCCGTGCTCCACCCCGACCTCCAGGCGGGCGACACGCTGATCACCGGCCCGGCGAAGTCCCCCGACGTGGACGTCATCGACCGCGACGGCAAGGTGATGGACCCGGCCAAGTACCCCTCGCTGACCCAGATCTTCGCCTATCTGCGCGGCCACTACGCGGCCGGACTGCACGCGGGCACCCCAGGCGTCGAGACGTACATAGAAAACGCGGACGACGAGCAGACCAAGACCCTGGACGTGCTGCGCAAGGGCGTCAACGCCAAGCTCAGGACGACGCTGGACGCCGGCATCCAGGCGGCGGCCGAGAAGGCGGTGAAGACGGAGGCCAGTTCCGGGGTGACCGCGCTCGACACCCTGACCGGCGGCATCCTGGCCGTCGCCTTCAACCCCGCCACCGGCCAGAACCTCGCCCTTCAGGCCAACGAGGCACCGGGCTCGACCTTCAAGATCGTGACGGCGACCGCGCTGCTCAACAAGGGCCTGACCCCGCAGACCCACTCGCAGTGCGTCAGCGGCTACGCCCGCCCGATGGGCAAGCCCTACACCAACGTCACCCGGGACAACCTCGACGCCACCCTGGAGTGGGACTTCGCCCAGTCCTGCAACACCGGCTTCATCCGCCTGGCGGACAACATCGGCCCCACCACCCTGGCCGACACCGCCGGCCGCTACTACGGCCTCGGCTCGACCTGGTACGTCGGCACGCCCACCAGCGACGGCCAGATACCCGGCGGCACCGGTGACGAGCTGACCTCGGAGATGATCGGCCAGGGCCAGGTGCTGATGACCACGCTCAACATGGCCTCGGTCTCCGCCACCGTCCGCAACGGACAGTTCCACCAGCCGTCGATCCTCCAGGACTCCAGCGTCATCGAGAAGCGCACCGCCATCAGCACCTCGCCGCTGCCCCCCGGTGTGCAGAGCGGCCTCCAGCAGATGATGCGCGCGACCGTCACCGGCGGCACCGCCTACGCGACCATGCACACCTTCGGCGGCGTCGTCGGCGCGAAGACCGGCTCGGCCGAGGAGAACCAGGGCCAGCCCAACGGCTGGTTCACCGCCTACCACGACCATGTGGCGGCGGCCGCCCTGGTCATGAGCGGCGGCCACGGCGGCGACTCCGCGGGCCCGATCGTCGCCTCGGTCCTGCGCGCCGGATCGTGA